The Podospora pseudocomata strain CBS 415.72m chromosome 1 map unlocalized CBS415.72m_1, whole genome shotgun sequence genome has a segment encoding these proteins:
- a CDS encoding uncharacterized protein (COG:Q; EggNog:ENOG503NU20) has protein sequence MSLHSGVRRTLRQALVSTRQHLHHQTTPKRTSPKQTTPKQTSPKQTSPTSSSPVRFFSSSPRTPLKDEEGTSGKEGQYARTDHTIQVSYPGPASTQLPPTDNLVKGIGHGGVPTLPTFSLQGKVGVVTGGARGLGLVMGQGMVVSGASLAIVDLNKEEATKQASLILETFKRDNPSSDQIPTITAHYADVSDPSSVQACIQEVISAHGKIDGLVTSAGFTENFEAVSYPFDRVRKLWGVNVDGTWLFATEVAKHLIERGAKGSMVFIGSMSGAIVNVPQPQAPYNAAKAAVRHMASSLAVEWAKYGVRVNVISPGYMLTALTQKILDDNPDLKEKWTSLIPQGKMGKPEDLMGPVTFLLSDASSYVTGADLRVDGGYTCT, from the exons atGTCTCTCCACTCCGGAGTGCGGAGGACACTCCGCCAAGCCCTCGTCTCCACACGCCAGCATTTACACCACCAGACAACACCAAAACGgacatcaccaaaacagacaacaccaaaacagacatcaccaaaacagacgtcaccaacatcatcctccccagtccgattcttcagctcctcccccagaACACCACTaaaagacgaagaaggaACCTCCGGAAAAGAAGGCCAATACGCCCGAACAgaccacaccatccaagTTTCCTACCCCGGCCCAGCCTCCACCCAACTCCCCCCAACGGACAATCTCGTCAAAGGGATCGGCCATGGAGGTGTCCCTACACTGCCTACCTTTTCCCTCCAGGGCAAAGTAGGTGTCGTGACCGGTGGTGCGAGAGGCCTTGGGTTAGTGATGGGTC AAGGGATGGTCGTAAGCGGCGCCTCGCTCGCCATCGTAGACCTCAACAAGGAAGAAGCCACCAAGCAagcctccctcatcctcgagacTTTCAAGCGGGACAACCCCTCTTCAGACCaaatccccaccatcacagcCCACTACGCCGACGTCTCGGACCCCTCCTCGGTCCAGGCCTGCATTCAAGAGGTCATTTCTGCTCACGGCAAGATCGATGGCCTTGTCACCTCGGCCGGGTTCACCGAGAACTTTGAGGCGGTTTCCTACCCTTTTGATAGGGTCCGGAAGCTGTGGGGGGTGAATGTGGACGGGACTTGGCTGTTCGCTACCGAGGTGGCGAAACATTTGATCGAGAGGGGGGCAAAAGGGAGCATGGTTTTTATTGGGAGCATGTCTGGAGCGATTGTCAATGTGCCGCAGCCGCAGGCGCCGTATAATGCGGCAAAGGCGGCCGTGAGGCATATGGCGAGCAGTCTGGCGGTGGAGTGGGCCAAGTatggggtgagggtgaatGTGATTAGTCCGGGGTATATGCTGACTGCTTT GACTCAAAAGATTCTCGATGACAACCCGGATTTGAAGGAAAAGTGGACGAGCTTGATTCCGCAGGGAAAGATGGGCAAGCCCGAGGACTTGATGGGCCCGGTGACGTTTCTGCTGTCGGATGCCAGCAGCTATGTTACGGGGGCGGATTtgagggttgatggggggtATACCTGCACTTGA
- a CDS encoding uncharacterized protein (EggNog:ENOG503P5Z4): protein MEAMAMAMLLPKGLVENTREIYKEVASYPIVPPEKLWQYWNVYTTTSRKLVDPTAYRLEHFWWHVWGSDRRYLSGPTLAKLFEEVSHGPTFVPLRSVRNRYEGPSGHSDARNHGRGDAKAASRQGQPNQNSDQQRSAPVGGMKLPTPSSSRPPPAHPILKKKNRGPSGSKPRPTARFVDPSAFQELIITPLTEPVAPQQLPSSPPGEPVAKKNRAAAVVDEAQTPTAVDMPPPPKPSPRVTEMPPPPKPSPKRKNVPSAVTVAGGTDVRPPPISPAKPERAAPPTGRRIVASTAASKRRPVMSRRQSSQSSGGTGTRVVSPATAALVKQVVAQKSKGQEGVGHQDSAIISSSTESQGVVPPISAKSAGKRPAEAPIDQPVTTAQNVHPPPNQADGRHNRPLLATESRPLLTAELKPPTYMAAPFQRRSTWDLDAQFRVPRPQPRIPGGLVQDRAQRPSFGLQRSGPMMAGFVTSTTTSPIRESSSTATAPKIVRSRSSNTDNRLSLMALPTGITSVVATTTPAIATARFDSEPVAFAPREPEARDIPDSVMDFSRRFTTNPVLQPCFTPTPPNPAPPIPYGRSKSQLHLLLEKEKEKLKRGNI, encoded by the exons ATGGAGGCCATGGCCATGGCTATGTTGCTGCCCAAGGGCCTTGTCGAAAACACGCGCGAGATATACAAGGAGGTGGCGAGCTATCCCATCGTCCCTCCAGAGAAGCTATGGCAATATTGGAATG TCTACACAACGACCTCACGAAAGCTTGTTGACCCAACCGCGTACAGATTGGAACACTTTTGGTGGCACGTTTGGGGAAGTGACAGACGATATCTCAGCGGGCCAACGCTTGCCAAACTGTTCGAAGAGGTCTCCCATGGCCCGACATTCGTCCCTTTACGATCTGTTAGAAACAGATACGAAGGGCCATCG GGCCACAGCGATGCACGTAATCATGGCAGGGGAGACGCAAAAGCAGCCTCACGGCAGGGGCAGCCCAATCAAAACTCGGACCAGCAGAGATCAGCCCCTGTTGGCGGAATGAAGCTACCGACGCCGTCGTCTTCGAGGCCACCCCCAGCCCACCCgatcttgaagaagaagaatagaGGGCCTTCTGGATCAAAACCAAGACCAACGGCTCGATTCGTGGACCCATCTGCTTTTCAAGAGCTTATCATTACCCCTTTGACCGAGCCAGTTGCGCCACAGCAGCTCCCGTCCTCGCCTCCGGGCGAGCCGGtcgccaagaagaacagggCGGCGGCAGTTGTTGATGAAGCGCAAACTCCTACTGCAGTCGacatgccgccgccgccgaagccTTCACCTCGTGTCACAGAGATGCCTCCCCCGCCAAAACCGTCACCAAAGCGAAAGAATGTCCCTTCGGCCGTGACGGTTGCCGGTGGAACCGACGTCCGTCCACCGCCAATCTCACCAGCCAAGCCCGAGAGAGCTGCGCCGCCGACAGGGAGACGGATTGTTGCCagcacagcagcatcaaagAGGCGTCCAGTCATGTCGAGGAGACAGAGCTCCCAAAGCTCAGGGGGCACAGGAACGCGCGTCGTCAGCCCGGCCACCGCGGCGCTGGTGAAGCAGGTGGTGGCGCAAAAGTCcaaaggacaagaaggagtcGGCCACCAAGATTCGGCCATAATATCTTCATCAACGGAAAGCCAAGGGGTTGTTCCCCCCATCAGTGCAAAGTCAGCTGGGAAGCGGCCAGCCGAAGCCCCAATAGATCAACCAGTCACCACTGCGCAGAACGTACACCCACCCCCTAATCAGGCAGATGGCCGGCATAATCGTCCTCTTCTAGCAACAGAAAGCCGACCACTTCTCACGGCAGAATTGAAGCCACCGACATACATGGCCGCCCCTTTCCAACGACGATCAACCTGGGACCTCGACGCCCAATTTCGAGTACCCCGGCCCCAACCTCGAATCCCTGGGGGTTTGGTCCAAGACCGAGCTCAACGCCCCAGTTTCGGCCTCCAGCGATCTGGCCCCATGATGGCGGGATTCGtaaccagcaccaccaccagccccatCCGAGAATCCAGCAGCACAGCCACAGCACCAAAAATCGTCCGTTCTCGCTCCAGCAATACGGACAATCGACTCTCCCTCATGGCCCTGCCGACGGGTATTACGAGTGTGGTAGCGACTACTACTCCTGCAATAGCAACAGCACGGTTTGATTCAGAGCCGGTGGCGTTCGCACCTCGGGAGCCGGAAGCGAGGGATATTCCGGATAGTGTGATGGATTTTTCGAGACGTTTCACGACGAACCCGGTTCTACAGCCGTGCTTTACGCCCACGCCACCGAATCCGGCGCCGCCGATTCCGTATGGGAGGTCGAAGAGCCAGTTGCATTTGTTGttagagaaggagaaggagaagttgaagaggggAAATATTTAA
- a CDS encoding uncharacterized protein (COG:S; EggNog:ENOG503Q4NG) translates to MFGSRRHPRPPNPPLTAATVDPNAATAAAAVFKRHESNSTLSAAAAAAALRARPMTPTRVADVQTKRTLRRSASVASSSRTESPITKGRPNLQRRGSSGSMTERTFRSPSPHRPGGSGGHRQTQSLSHDAPPVPALPKDIGASPQTQHRKSKSLGMGTTPVRLASQRLGSEDAPSWFGAAKVGDPSNIRRTDPAMASPPSSPPQIPRQEQEMMSEIARPDSQASSINFSYPTRTRVGSPPVSPTEAPASVGSSARFSLPASPVEAGSPAQMSRTREQPARQALVASPRTRSTSNPAPDEILVYDPNSRRMVPRSELHPAHHEAPQQRTDSKRKKRTSQKAGSHLAAGTVSRPKGTAVDNSPAIKNQSQFTPAPVQERSHVPQPSVYVQDLEEPSVKAIISSPRLDAKRLEQHGPPPMTPSSPQVSKEATWQGVRRQPSVVREEAEPEEPKPNHIPTSSLTQALDSVPTRPKVVSTPEPRGSPFTQVLDAVTTRQKTYPNTELEVPSVEISKPTSPSPVRGGRSPVDTRRAQVAHERSHSNSPVRQAHFGPVQENLTVKHSPPPRSISPRKSALKHSSPSRGASPSSSEASVSGNHEPPAGRKKSVRVSFDDAKDVVSTSPDNRATSPLSASPPEAGRQRYFGLVKKDIPSLDDDEIMKPRPVLPSFGSIRERKPRDAQPEEDAERPLVRPNAETTRASTGPSATGLLPSPSLGSSNDHALGGIFSQECDEGRTHAANTSRLREPLPPVVTSVEGSGYISDTDSDSSLATTQSEHEPAEVSSRDFAPRQPLQTQFELSNGSASPQSIPTAVRQASVNSAPKQEFPHIAVIQPTPPAMAEDKSLKEEFFDVPGGFPEDESDQSVPQRPAPAMVEVPESRPAVQPSTQTISSAVHDTTDSESSIYSDACEDLSDIEGSGFLSLDAVVESPLRPHPSSRQPPKELHATEKPVEPTPKLQTEISTATTAVETPHASPPASPPTESPQDEWEKVKAYWRSLSAEKRAQLEKEAREEAGVEADLDQVQSEPKPKKKKSIERRSSERKALALHMAQQMAVQHQREQEKAVANPERSYMIKPGTKWTEEEVAIPTTMRKTLRSEPQQQSAPTQGPRLRKSLRSSSADTRRSDTRPADMSPARHPAPSAAAAASSASTESQRRAAASPPVTVVPTTLKRRDSSGSESSFKRSRPRSGSATGFRMTMRATSPPTDLPSNRFSMTSVSSKQSGEVPAPSTQMRRTLRDSSTEGRRSPSGMRMPSFGKKSGAKVIKNKSGNKFSSRFADSSDEDGGASGFQSRFEDSSDEDDIAPAPLPPLPKSKSAPNGVGVGRGSVASTALLEELEESEETPAVKTNGTTKPAVSSPAGQPSLKVDTSLRRVRSGKGSILRTSQTAPALGAETASPVSGAAPPADGKRAATRRSSLMSVLRRKKHDSSSGGIARSSMDSPARRDTKLERNASQLKAAREQDVSPTVEEPPAAEGEPEPEPAVVQTPPPQRSPKLQKRMGIFGHSHSQSQQQPPPLRMQMPQDDDEPKRPSTSVNLGTRTLSGGIGGGNLGTGLVQHQLQQRTAFSTGAPSVDGSSVTGTADGGTPKKKKRFRGLRKMFRLDE, encoded by the exons ATGTTTGGCTCCCGAAGGCATCCTCGGCCGCCCAATCCG CCCTTGACAGCGGCGACTGTTGATCCAAATGCTGccacggctgctgctgccgtcttCAAACGCCATGAGTCCAACTCTACATTatcagctgccgctgccgccgctgctctTCGCGCGCGACCCATGACGCCAACACGAGTGGCCGACGTGCAAACAAAACGAACCCTACGCCGCAGCGCATCGGTCGCCTCATCGTCGCGAACGGAATCACCAATAACAAAAGGCAGACCGAACCTGCAACGGCGCGGAAGCAGCGGGTCCATGACCGAGCGAACGTTTCGAAGTCCAAGTCCACATCGACCCGGTGGTAGCGGAGGACATCGACAGACGCAATCGCTCAGTCACGACGCCCCTCCCGTCCCAGCCCTCCCAAAAGATATCGGCGCGTCACCACAAACCCAGCATCGCAAATCCAAAAGCCTAGGAATGGGGACCACCCCTGTACGACTTGCGTCTCAGAGACTTGGTTCAGAAGATGCGCCGTCTTGGTTTGGGGCGGCTAAGGTCGGCGACCCTTCCAATATCCGTAGGACGGATCCTGCTATGGCCAGCCCTCCATCAAGCCCACCACAGATCCCACgacaagagcaagagatgATGTCTGAGATTGCAAGGCCTGATAGTCAGGCGTCGTCGATAAACTTCTCCTACCCAACGCGAACGAGAGTTGGCTCTCCCCCAGTGTCCCCCACAGAAGCGCCTGCTTCTGTCGGTAGTTCGGCTCGTTTCAGCCTTCCGGCATCTCCTGTGGAGGCCGGGTCGCCTGCGCAGATGTCGCGAACCAGAGAGCAACCGGCCCGTCAAGCACTGGTGGCGAGTCCAAGAACTCGGTCTACCTCGAATCCCGCCCCCGACGAAATTTTGGTATATGACCCCAACTCGAGACGCATGGTCCCACGATCAGAGCTGCATCCGGCACATCATGAAGCCCCCCAGCAACGCACCGACtcgaaaaggaaaaagaggaCATCGCAAAAAGCTGGATCACATCTCGCCGCAGGGACAGTGAGCCGTCCGAAAGGTACAGCGGTCGACAATTCTCCAGCGATCAAGAACCAATCACAGTTCACGCCGGCCCCCGTCCAGGAGCGCTCCCATGTGCCCCAGCCGTCAGTATACGTGCAAGATCTTGAGGAACCATCGGTCAAAGCCATCATCAGCTCACCAAGATTGGATGCGAAGAGGCTTGAGCAACATGGCCCTCCACCAATGACCCCATCCAGCCCTCAGGTCAGCAAGGAGGCGACTTGGCAAGGGGTCAGGAGACAGCCTTCGGTCGTTAGGGAGGAAGCGGAGCCCGAAGAGCCAAAGCCAAACCACATCCCAACAAGCTCTTTGACACAGGCCCTAGATTCTGTTCCAACACGGCCAAAAGTGGTTTCCACACCGGAACCGAGGGGATCACCTTTCACACAAGTGTTGGATGCAGTCACAACAAGGCAAAAGACGTACCCAAATACTGAGCTCGAGGTCCCCTCTGTCGAAATATCGAAGCCAACCAGTCCAAGCCCCGTACGAGGTGGTCGTTCGCCAGTTGACACGAGACGGGCTCAAGTCGCACATGAACGCAGTCACTCTAATAGCCCTGTTCGACAAGCACACTTTGGGCCGGTCCAGGAAAACTTGACAGTTAAGcactcgcctcctcctcggtcgaTCTCGCCGCGCAAATCGGCCCTTAAGCACTCGAGCCCCTCGAGAGGCGCGTCGCCTTCGTCGTCCGAGGCATCTGTAAGTGGCAATCATGAGCCACCTGCTGGACGCAAGAAGTCCGTGCGTGTCAGTTTTGACGATGCTAAAGATGTTGTGAGCACTTCGCCGGACAACCGCGCCACGTCACCGCTCTCCGCCAGCCCTCCAGAGGCCGGCCGTCAGCGATACTTCGGCCTTGTCAAGAAAGACATTCCATCTttagatgatgatgagatcatGAAGCCCCGGCCTGTGTTGCCGAGCTTTGGAAGCATTCGAGAAAGGAAGCCCCGAGATGCACAaccggaggaggatgcggaaCGACCGCTTGTTCGGCCGAACGCGGAGACAACACGTGCTTCTACGGGACCTTCAGCGACAGGACTTCTTCCCAGTCCATCACTGGGCTCCAGCAATGACCACGCGCTGGGTGGAATCTTTTCCCAAGAATGTGACGAGGGCCGTACACATGCTGCAAATACCTCGAGGCTCAGGGAACCTCTGCCTCCTGTTGTTACTAGCGTCGAGGGCAGTGGGTACATCAGCGACACGGACAGCGACAGCTCTCTGGCTACCACTCAGTCGGAACACGAGCCGGCTGAGGTCTCCAGCCGTGACTTTGCCCCTCGGCAGCCACTTCAGACTCAATTTGAACTGTCGAACGGCTCAGCCAGCCCACAAAGCATCCCTACTGCTGTTCGGCAGGCCTCGGTCAACTCAGCACCGAAGCAAGAATTTCCACATATAGCTGTCATTCAGCCGACACCACCTGCGATGGCTGAGGATAAGTCACTCAAGGAAGAGTTCTTCGACGTGCCGGGAGGCTTCCCGGAGGATGAGTCCGATCAGTCCGTTCCTCAGCGGCCTGCGCCCGCCATGGTCGAGGTCCCGGAAAGTCGGCCGGCAGTTCAGCCTTCGACACAAACCATCTCTTCAGCTGTTCACGATACTACTGATTCCGAAAGCAGCATCTATAGCGATGCGTGTGAGGACCTTTCCGATATCGAGGGCAGCGGCTTCTTGTCGCTCGATGCCGTGGTGGAAAGCCCACTCCGACCGCATCCCAGCTCTCGCCAGCCTCCGAAAGAGCTACATGCTACCGAAAAGCCCGTCGAGCCAACGCCCAAACTCCAGACCGAGATATCGACAGCCACGACTGCCGTTGAGACCCCACACGCAAGTCCGCCGGCGAGTCCACCCACAGAGAGCCCGCAGGATGAGTGGGAAAAGGTGAAAGCATACTGGCGAAGTCTCAGTGCGGAGAAGCGAGCACagctggaaaaggaggcACGAGAAGAGGCCGGGGTCGAGGCCGATCTGGATCAGGTGCAATCTGAACCGAagccaaaaaagaagaaatcGATTGAGAGAAGGAGTTCGGAGCGCAAGGCGTTGGCCTTGCACATGGCACAGCAGATGGCAGTCCAGCACCAAAGAGAGCAGGAGAAAGCTGTGGCGAATCCCGAGCGCAGTTATATGATCAAGCCTGGGACGAAGTGGACCGAAGAGGAAGTTGCCATCCCGACAACCATGAGGAAGACTCTGCGCAGCGAACCTCAGCAACAGTCTGCTCCTACCCAAGGTCCCCGTCTGCGCAAATCACTGCGATCAAGCAGTGCCGACACCAGGAGGTCTGACACCAGACCCGCGGACATGAGTCCAGCTAGGCACCCAGCACCgagtgctgctgctgcggcaaGCTCTGCATCTACTGAGAGCCAGCGACGGGCAGCGGCAAGCCCCCCTGTCACGGTTGTCCCGACAACATTGAAACGCCGCGACTCTAGTGGTAGTGAAAGCAGCTTCAAgaggtcgaggccgagaagcgGGTCGGCCACCGGTTTCCGCATGACCATGAGAGCGACTTCGCCACCTACTGACCTGCCGTCGAACAGGTTTTCGATGACATCTGTGTCCTCCAAACAAAGTGGGGAAGTTCCAGCTCCGAGCACTCAGATGCGTAGAACATTACGCGACTCGTCTACtgagggaagaaggagtCCGAGCGGGATGCGTATGCCAAGTTTTGGGAAGAAGAGTGGTGCCAAAGTTATAAAGAATAAGTCGGGGAACAAGTTTTCCAGTCGCTTCGCCGACTCCAGTGATGAGGACGGAGGGGCCAGTGGCTTTCAAAGTCGGTTTGAAGATTCTAGCGATGAAGATGATATCGCCCCGGCGCCGCTCCCCCCATTGCCAAAGTCTAAGTCGGCCCCTAACGGGGTAGGTGTTGGCCGTGGTTCTGTTGCCAGCACGGCCTTgttggaggagctcgaggagtCAGAGGAGACACCGGCTGTCAAGACGAATGGGACAACCAAACCAGCGGTTTCGAGCCCGGCTGGCCAGCCTTCCTTGAAGGTGGACACCTCTCTCCGCCGTGTCCGCTCTGGCAAGGGTAGCATCCTTCGCACTTCTCAGACCGCCCCTGCACTGGGAGCTGAGACAGCCTCTCCTGTCTCAGGGGCCGCCCCACCCGCCGATGGCAAACGTGCCGCGACTCGTCGCAGCAGTCTGATGTCTGTCCTCCGCCGCAAGAAGCATGATTCCTCCTCTGGGGGGATCGCCCGCAGCAGCATGGACAGCCCGGCGAGAAGGGACACCAAACTCGAGCGCAACGCCAGCCAGCTCAAGGCTGCCAGAGAGCAGGATGTCTCACCCACAGTGGAGGAGCCACCCGCTGCCGAGGGCGAGCCGGAGCCTGAACCAGCGGTAGTTCAGACCCCGCCACCGCAAAGAAGCCCCAAACTTCaaaagaggatggggatCTTCGGGCACAGTCACAGTCAgagtcagcagcagcctccgcCGCTCAGGATGCAGATGCCgcaggatgatgacgagccAAAGAGACCTTCTACAAGTGTGAATCTGGGCACTCGGACGTTGTCTGGTGGAATCGGGGGTGGAAATCTCGGGACGGGTCTGGTGCAGCATCAGTTGCAGCAGCGGACGGCTTTCTCGACGGGTGCTCCGAGCGTGGACGGGAGTAGCGTCACTGGTACCGCGGATGGGGGCAcaccgaagaagaagaagaggtttAGGGGGCTGAGGAAGATGTTTAGGCTTGATGAGTAG